The proteins below are encoded in one region of Candidatus Binatia bacterium:
- a CDS encoding VOC family protein: MAKIRHIALLTNDPPKLAEFYRNSFGMKEVARSGEKQDAIYLSDGHVNLAILPARGRPEGIFHFGFEVENVEQAMHAAIEAGATKGADSLPRDGRFAEGFVRDPVGTRVDLSLGWKV; this comes from the coding sequence ATGGCCAAGATCCGTCACATTGCGCTTCTCACTAATGACCCGCCCAAGCTGGCGGAGTTTTACCGCAATTCGTTTGGCATGAAGGAAGTTGCCCGGAGCGGCGAGAAGCAGGACGCGATTTATTTATCCGACGGCCACGTCAATCTCGCCATCCTGCCGGCGCGCGGGCGGCCGGAAGGCATCTTCCATTTCGGTTTCGAAGTCGAGAACGTCGAGCAAGCGATGCACGCGGCGATCGAAGCCGGCGCCACTAAGGGCGCGGATTCGCTTCCGAGAGACGGGCGCTTCGCCGAAGGATTCGTCCGCGACCCGGTCGGCACGCGTGTCGATCTATCCTTAGGTTGGAAAGTCTAA
- a CDS encoding NAD(P)-dependent oxidoreductase: MMERVGMVGVGAMGSALLERLKLAGVRATVFDIDAAALETARTLGAEIVNSAAEVAQESTIVDVVVRTDEEVLECTVGKGGIVENAKPETLVILHSTILPQTTRRVAEVAAKRGVPVIDACMLGVPKSVRAGELTFVVGGPAKLFERAQPHLLKMSKQVIHMGETGAGNTAKLIKNLTSGAETLVMHEALRLGEAAGLKFPKVLEMLERLDETRSSDRWRHTFDPSLPAPAPRVGRNVFQKDVPLAGDLARRSGVELPIIEQLAAAAKRLADKKDKA, translated from the coding sequence ATGATGGAACGAGTTGGAATGGTGGGCGTCGGCGCAATGGGGAGCGCGCTGCTGGAGCGCTTGAAGCTCGCCGGCGTCCGTGCGACCGTCTTCGATATCGACGCAGCCGCGCTGGAAACGGCGCGCACGCTGGGTGCCGAGATAGTGAATAGCGCGGCCGAGGTCGCTCAGGAATCGACGATCGTCGATGTCGTCGTGCGCACTGACGAGGAGGTGTTGGAATGTACGGTAGGGAAGGGTGGAATCGTCGAGAACGCGAAGCCCGAAACTCTCGTCATTCTCCACAGCACGATCCTGCCGCAGACAACGCGACGAGTCGCTGAGGTTGCCGCGAAGCGCGGCGTGCCGGTTATCGACGCTTGCATGCTCGGCGTGCCCAAGTCGGTGCGGGCCGGCGAATTGACCTTCGTCGTCGGCGGACCGGCCAAACTCTTCGAGCGCGCGCAGCCGCATCTTCTCAAGATGTCGAAGCAAGTCATCCACATGGGCGAGACCGGCGCAGGCAACACGGCCAAGCTGATCAAAAACTTAACTTCGGGCGCCGAAACGCTGGTCATGCATGAAGCTCTTCGACTCGGCGAGGCCGCCGGGCTGAAGTTTCCGAAAGTGCTGGAGATGCTGGAGCGGCTCGACGAGACACGGTCCAGCGATCGGTGGCGGCACACCTTTGATCCTTCTTTGCCGGCGCCGGCGCCGCGCGTCGGTAGAAACGTTTTTCAAAAAGACGTTCCACTGGCGGGCGATCTGGCGCGCCGCTCAGGCGTCGAGCTGCCGATCATCGAACAGCTTGCCGCGGCGGCCAAGCGACTGGCGGATAAAAAGGACAAAGCTTAA
- a CDS encoding cupin domain-containing protein, giving the protein MKLLDTKETAKERKKGQRRIDLFRRDNLHTWLLFFPPGDVQRMHNHPSDRTYYVVTGRGIMKGLNETHELSPGMILSIPAHEYYEGSNPYDEPMVLLGNSPKPTAEDLAKAGGARNEIDEKTGKRIVYQHGGGRDDGQIVD; this is encoded by the coding sequence ATGAAGCTCTTAGACACTAAGGAAACCGCCAAGGAGAGGAAGAAGGGCCAACGCAGGATCGATCTTTTCCGCAGAGACAACCTGCATACGTGGCTGCTCTTTTTTCCGCCCGGCGACGTGCAGAGAATGCACAACCATCCCTCGGACCGGACGTATTACGTGGTCACCGGGCGCGGCATCATGAAAGGTCTGAACGAGACGCACGAGCTTTCACCCGGCATGATTCTCAGCATTCCCGCCCACGAATATTATGAAGGCTCGAATCCTTACGATGAGCCGATGGTCCTGCTTGGCAACAGCCCGAAACCGACCGCTGAAGATCTGGCGAAGGCGGGCGGCGCGCGGAATGAGATCGACGAGAAGACGGGCAAGAGGATCGTCTATCAGCACGGCGGCGGACGCGACGACGGACAGATCGTCGACTAG
- a CDS encoding amidohydrolase family protein: MVIDFQAHVFPESYIAEMDRLNGEVVLEPPDPHSGMRYFYDRKLGCRINTATFQGRDVERRIEHMDRLGIDVQVLSIPAPGADRFEGEGAVSLARAANDALSALCRKYPRRFAGLFTLPTSSIRASLDEMDRAVNGLGLRGFGCFTNLNGRALDSEELFPLYERLAKLRLPVYLHPTAPLATAAVGLDIMPTLIFGWAFDSTVAMTRLVYGRVLERFPEINFVVADVGGVLAFFAQRAINIYKGRTEEIRQRYGLTENPLDSFKRFYVDTADHPSSTLRCVLDFFGPDRMVLGTNYPYGPEDGCVLVKNSLKALSELELKKEDKEKILGFNAARVLRFAS, translated from the coding sequence ATGGTGATCGATTTTCAAGCCCACGTTTTTCCTGAAAGCTACATCGCCGAGATGGACCGGTTGAACGGGGAGGTCGTGTTGGAGCCGCCCGACCCGCACAGCGGCATGCGCTATTTTTACGACCGCAAGCTCGGCTGCCGGATCAATACCGCCACTTTTCAAGGACGCGACGTTGAGCGGCGGATCGAGCACATGGACAGACTCGGTATCGACGTCCAGGTTCTAAGCATACCGGCACCGGGTGCGGACCGCTTCGAAGGTGAGGGGGCGGTTTCGCTCGCTCGCGCAGCTAACGACGCGCTCTCAGCTCTGTGCAGGAAATATCCGCGGCGTTTCGCCGGTCTCTTTACCTTGCCGACATCGTCCATCCGCGCTTCGCTGGACGAGATGGATCGCGCCGTGAACGGTCTCGGCCTCCGGGGCTTCGGCTGCTTTACGAATCTCAACGGCAGGGCGCTCGACAGCGAGGAGCTTTTTCCGCTCTACGAACGGCTCGCAAAACTTCGGCTTCCGGTCTATCTCCATCCCACGGCGCCGCTGGCGACCGCGGCCGTCGGCCTGGACATCATGCCGACGCTGATTTTCGGCTGGGCCTTCGATTCTACGGTGGCCATGACGCGTCTGGTTTACGGACGGGTGCTCGAAAGATTTCCGGAGATCAATTTCGTCGTCGCCGACGTCGGCGGCGTGCTGGCGTTCTTCGCCCAGCGCGCGATCAATATTTACAAAGGCAGGACAGAAGAGATCCGCCAGAGGTACGGGCTCACGGAAAATCCGCTGGACTCTTTTAAAAGATTTTACGTGGACACGGCCGATCATCCGTCGTCCACGCTCCGATGCGTGCTGGACTTCTTCGGACCTGACCGGATGGTCCTCGGCACCAATTACCCTTATGGTCCGGAAGACGGCTGTGTTCTGGTGAAGAATAGCTTGAAAGCGCTCTCCGAGCTGGAGCTAAAAAAGGAGGACAAGGAGAAAATCCTCGGCTTCAACGCGGCAAGGGTTCTCCGTTTCGCGTCATGA
- a CDS encoding LLM class flavin-dependent oxidoreductase, with product MKFSLFTEIQCPAGAVPVERLEEFLEQAELADALGFRGFWIAEIHCQPGMSLLSAPYAVLGAASQRTKRLRLGVAVNTLPVHHPVQLAEQAATLDLLSHGRMDFAAGGGHPHSRVYECFGADHQATHEIVEESLRVIQAAWTEEVLSFDGRFFKIPGVVVNPKPVQKPHPPVYIAASSNEGVELAARMGVNLFLPIHTRTREQVIELSNSYWEGLKRNGHDGAERELGLLVPMHLAGSAREAEAQSRDGIMRYYRTIAEMRKGYIDWLTGRGSPLPPRLLKTATGDLTFDRVCAEHAVVGDADGAAAALSELAAKTRARHILAWMNIGSVPHTLVLQSMERFARDVLPRFITADL from the coding sequence GTGAAATTCAGCCTGTTTACCGAAATCCAGTGTCCCGCGGGAGCCGTGCCGGTGGAGCGGCTGGAAGAGTTTCTCGAACAGGCCGAGCTTGCGGACGCGCTCGGGTTTCGCGGATTTTGGATCGCCGAGATCCATTGCCAGCCCGGAATGTCTTTGCTCTCAGCGCCGTACGCCGTGCTCGGCGCCGCGTCACAGAGAACCAAGCGGCTCCGCCTCGGCGTCGCCGTCAACACGCTGCCCGTGCACCATCCCGTCCAGCTTGCCGAGCAGGCGGCGACTCTCGATCTGCTCTCACACGGGCGCATGGACTTCGCCGCCGGCGGAGGTCATCCGCACAGCCGCGTCTACGAATGCTTCGGCGCCGATCATCAAGCGACGCATGAGATTGTGGAAGAGAGTCTCAGGGTCATCCAGGCGGCATGGACGGAAGAAGTTCTCTCGTTCGACGGGCGGTTCTTCAAAATCCCCGGGGTCGTCGTCAATCCCAAGCCGGTGCAGAAACCTCATCCGCCCGTTTACATCGCGGCAAGCTCCAACGAAGGCGTCGAGCTTGCCGCGCGGATGGGCGTGAATCTCTTCCTACCGATTCACACGCGCACGCGGGAGCAGGTCATCGAGCTGTCGAATTCCTATTGGGAAGGCCTCAAAAGGAATGGCCATGACGGCGCGGAGCGCGAGCTGGGCCTCCTCGTGCCGATGCACCTGGCCGGGAGCGCGAGGGAAGCCGAAGCGCAATCGCGCGACGGGATCATGCGCTACTATCGGACGATCGCCGAGATGAGAAAAGGCTACATCGACTGGCTGACCGGTCGCGGATCACCGTTGCCGCCGCGGTTGCTAAAAACGGCGACGGGCGACTTGACCTTCGATCGCGTATGCGCCGAGCACGCCGTCGTCGGTGACGCCGATGGTGCGGCGGCGGCGCTCAGCGAGCTTGCCGCGAAAACCCGCGCCCGTCATATTCTCGCCTGGATGAACATCGGCAGCGTGCCCCACACGCTGGTTCTGCAATCGATGGAGCGGTTCGCGCGCGATGTCCTGCCGCGATTCATAACCGCAGATCTCTAA
- a CDS encoding amidohydrolase family protein: MPTIDADAHVLETDRTWDYMLDSEREFRPRVVATPNEKDSGGESWLIDGRLHGKARNVGADTPQASREMADIEARIKHMDELQVDVQVLYPTVFLRPFTTKPEVELALCRSYNRWLADIWKEGRGRLRWVAVLPLLTMEKALAEARWAKENGACGIFIRGLEGDRLLSDSYFFPLYEEASRLDMPVCVHSATGSFAVHDFFERECGFNKFKLAVVGSFHSIIFENIPQRFPNLKLGFIEVSAQWIPYALHDIARRWQRRGKSLAKDVLRENRIYVACQTDDDLPYVLQYAGPDNLVIGSDYGHADTASELDALRTLKQTGELGKNVIDKILDDNPRALYGL; the protein is encoded by the coding sequence ATGCCCACGATCGACGCCGACGCCCACGTCCTGGAAACCGATCGGACTTGGGATTACATGCTCGACTCGGAGCGCGAATTCAGGCCCCGGGTTGTCGCGACGCCGAATGAGAAAGACAGCGGCGGCGAGTCATGGCTGATCGACGGCAGGCTGCACGGTAAGGCGCGCAACGTCGGCGCGGACACGCCTCAAGCGTCGCGTGAGATGGCGGACATCGAGGCTCGGATCAAGCACATGGACGAGCTGCAAGTGGACGTCCAGGTCCTCTATCCTACGGTCTTCCTACGGCCCTTCACGACCAAACCGGAAGTAGAACTGGCGCTCTGCCGGAGCTACAACCGCTGGCTCGCCGATATCTGGAAAGAGGGGCGGGGGCGGCTCCGATGGGTCGCGGTGCTGCCGCTGCTGACGATGGAAAAAGCACTCGCCGAAGCCAGGTGGGCAAAGGAAAACGGCGCCTGCGGCATTTTCATCCGCGGCCTGGAAGGCGACAGGCTTCTCTCCGATTCTTATTTTTTTCCGCTCTACGAAGAGGCGAGCCGGCTCGATATGCCGGTCTGCGTCCACTCGGCGACGGGAAGTTTCGCGGTTCACGATTTCTTCGAGCGCGAATGCGGGTTCAATAAATTCAAGCTGGCCGTGGTCGGATCGTTCCATTCGATTATCTTTGAAAACATTCCGCAGAGATTCCCCAACCTCAAGCTCGGTTTCATCGAAGTCAGCGCCCAGTGGATCCCCTACGCCCTTCACGACATCGCCCGGCGTTGGCAACGCAGAGGAAAAAGCTTGGCCAAAGACGTTCTGCGGGAGAACCGGATCTACGTCGCCTGCCAGACGGACGACGATTTACCTTATGTTCTCCAATACGCAGGGCCCGATAATCTCGTGATCGGCTCCGACTACGGCCACGCGGACACGGCGAGCGAGCTCGACGCGCTGAGGACGCTCAAGCAAACCGGCGAGCTAGGCAAAAATGTGATCGATAAGATTCTCGATGACAATCCGCGGGCGCTCTACGGACTCTAG
- a CDS encoding type III pantothenate kinase, giving the protein MLLAIDIGNSNIVLGIYDGEKLVTHWRLVTQAERTADEYGVIISHLASSGGIACGQVDAIIASCVVPPMMSMIQELGERFFGVKPLVVGPGVKTGMPILYDNPKEVGADRICNGVAAYERYHDCCIAVDFGTATTFDFISKKGEYVGGSIAPGLLISVEALFQRASKLPRVEIVKPKEIVGKNPVHSIQSGVFYGYVGLVDGIVERMQKESRTRARVVATGGLASVIAPECSFIDEVDEFLTLDGLRIIHQRNSLQDLKKRPQELKKEVGGR; this is encoded by the coding sequence ATGCTTCTGGCGATCGATATCGGCAACAGCAATATCGTCTTGGGGATTTACGACGGCGAAAAGCTCGTCACCCACTGGCGCCTTGTCACCCAGGCGGAGCGGACCGCCGACGAGTACGGCGTCATCATCTCTCATCTGGCTTCCTCCGGCGGCATCGCCTGCGGCCAGGTCGATGCCATCATCGCTTCCTGCGTGGTGCCGCCGATGATGAGCATGATCCAGGAGTTGGGAGAAAGGTTTTTCGGGGTCAAGCCGCTGGTCGTCGGCCCGGGGGTCAAGACCGGCATGCCCATTCTCTACGACAATCCCAAGGAAGTCGGCGCGGACCGCATCTGCAACGGTGTCGCCGCGTACGAAAGATATCATGACTGCTGTATCGCGGTCGATTTCGGCACCGCCACGACGTTCGATTTCATTTCCAAGAAAGGCGAGTACGTCGGCGGCTCGATCGCGCCCGGCCTGCTGATATCGGTCGAGGCGCTGTTTCAGCGGGCTTCGAAGCTCCCGCGGGTGGAGATCGTCAAGCCGAAGGAGATCGTCGGCAAGAATCCGGTGCACTCGATCCAGTCGGGCGTTTTTTACGGCTACGTCGGCCTGGTGGACGGCATCGTCGAGCGAATGCAAAAGGAGAGCCGCACGCGAGCGCGAGTCGTCGCGACCGGAGGGCTGGCGAGCGTCATAGCGCCCGAGTGCTCGTTTATCGACGAGGTGGACGAGTTTCTCACGCTCGACGGCCTCAGAATCATTCACCAGAGAAATTCACTCCAGGATCTGAAGAAGAGACCGCAAGAACTCAAAAAGGAGGTCGGCGGCAGATGA
- the fusA gene encoding elongation factor G, with the protein METDKLRNVGILGHGGVGKTSLGEAMLFAAGATQRAGRVADGTSILDFEPEEVHRHISLSTAFHSVPWKKSSVYLIDTPGYATFLPDTLNSMRAFRGAVLLLSPSAGLRVETERLWERANEQNISRLIFIGKMEREKANVREGLEAIFSGLETKGVEIQLPIGAEEGFKGIVDLVTMKALVFEGDSGKFKETEIPADLADRAKEARVLLMESVAETDDALLEKYLEAQDLPMEELKCGIRAAVLKGKLFPVFYGSAFRQIGVAQLLDAIIDYLPSPPEEGAFTGKNPVTGDTETRAPDPAAPASAYVFKTLIDPFAGKLSIMRVVSGKIATDMTLYNPNKQGKEKIGHLFRLEGKKQEGVHEAVAGEIVAAAKPKDVSSGDTLCDERAPVQFDGLSHFTHLISFALEPKTKADEEKLSQGLHKLMEEDPTIEMHRDTQTREFILSGMGQLHIEVMVEKLRRKYGAEVELKAPKVPYKETIKASASSQGKLKKQSGGRGQYGDTWIKIEPLPRGKGFEFVDNIVGGAIPRNYIPAVEKGIREAMAEGHLAGYQMVDVRATLYDGSYHDVDSSDMAFKIAASLGFKAAVDKAKPIILEPIMHMDITVPDESMGAVIGDLNSRRGKVEGMETRGHTEVIKARVPMAEVLKYSQDLNAMTSGRGGFTMEFSHYEELPPHLVDKVVKQTKAQTEAAEAHHKA; encoded by the coding sequence ATGGAAACAGACAAGCTGCGCAACGTCGGCATCTTGGGTCACGGCGGGGTCGGCAAGACCTCCCTTGGGGAGGCGATGCTCTTCGCCGCCGGGGCGACGCAACGGGCCGGCCGTGTCGCGGACGGAACTTCGATTCTCGATTTCGAGCCGGAGGAGGTCCACCGGCACATCTCGCTCTCTACTGCGTTCCACTCGGTGCCCTGGAAAAAGTCCAGCGTGTATCTGATCGATACCCCGGGATACGCGACTTTTCTCCCCGACACGCTGAACAGCATGCGCGCGTTTCGCGGCGCGGTGCTGCTTCTCAGCCCGTCGGCCGGCCTCAGAGTCGAGACCGAAAGACTCTGGGAGCGCGCCAACGAGCAAAACATCAGCCGGCTTATTTTCATCGGCAAGATGGAACGGGAGAAGGCGAACGTTCGCGAGGGGCTGGAGGCGATCTTCTCCGGGCTCGAGACGAAAGGCGTGGAGATCCAGCTTCCCATCGGAGCGGAAGAAGGCTTCAAGGGTATCGTCGATCTCGTCACGATGAAAGCTTTGGTTTTCGAGGGTGACAGTGGAAAATTCAAGGAGACGGAGATTCCGGCGGACCTTGCCGACCGGGCGAAAGAGGCGCGCGTTCTGCTGATGGAGAGCGTGGCCGAGACCGACGACGCGCTCCTGGAGAAATATTTGGAGGCGCAGGATCTTCCCATGGAAGAGCTGAAGTGCGGAATCCGGGCGGCGGTTCTCAAAGGCAAGCTGTTTCCTGTTTTCTATGGCTCGGCTTTTCGCCAGATCGGCGTCGCGCAGCTTCTCGACGCCATCATCGATTATCTGCCGTCGCCGCCGGAAGAGGGCGCGTTTACGGGCAAGAATCCGGTGACGGGCGATACTGAAACTCGGGCGCCGGATCCGGCCGCGCCGGCTTCCGCGTACGTGTTCAAGACGCTGATCGACCCGTTTGCGGGCAAGCTTTCGATCATGCGCGTCGTCTCGGGAAAGATCGCGACGGACATGACCCTGTACAATCCCAACAAGCAGGGCAAAGAGAAGATCGGTCACCTGTTCAGGCTCGAGGGAAAGAAACAGGAGGGCGTGCACGAAGCGGTCGCAGGCGAGATCGTTGCCGCCGCCAAGCCAAAAGACGTTTCTTCCGGCGATACGCTGTGCGACGAAAGAGCACCGGTTCAATTCGACGGCCTCAGCCATTTCACCCATCTGATATCGTTCGCGCTCGAGCCCAAGACCAAAGCCGACGAGGAAAAACTATCGCAAGGGTTGCACAAGCTGATGGAAGAGGACCCGACGATCGAGATGCATCGCGACACGCAAACGAGGGAATTTATCCTCTCCGGCATGGGGCAGCTCCATATCGAAGTCATGGTTGAAAAACTGCGGCGAAAATACGGCGCGGAAGTGGAATTAAAAGCGCCCAAGGTACCTTACAAGGAGACTATTAAAGCGAGCGCCAGCTCGCAGGGAAAGCTGAAGAAGCAATCCGGCGGCAGGGGACAATACGGCGACACCTGGATCAAGATCGAGCCGCTGCCGCGCGGCAAGGGATTCGAGTTCGTGGATAACATCGTGGGCGGCGCGATTCCGCGAAACTATATCCCCGCGGTGGAAAAAGGCATCCGCGAAGCGATGGCCGAAGGACACCTCGCGGGATATCAGATGGTCGATGTTAGGGCGACGCTGTACGACGGCTCGTACCACGACGTCGATTCATCCGACATGGCGTTCAAGATCGCCGCGTCGCTGGGCTTCAAAGCCGCCGTGGACAAAGCCAAGCCCATCATTCTCGAGCCGATCATGCACATGGACATCACCGTCCCCGACGAGAGCATGGGTGCGGTGATCGGCGATTTGAACAGCCGGCGCGGCAAAGTGGAAGGTATGGAGACCCGCGGCCATACCGAAGTCATCAAAGCCCGGGTCCCCATGGCCGAGGTGTTGAAGTACTCGCAGGACTTGAACGCCATGACCAGCGGCCGCGGCGGCTTCACGATGGAATTCTCCCACTACGAAGAGCTGCCGCCTCATCTCGTCGATAAAGTGGTGAAGCAGACCAAAGCTCAGACGGAAGCGGCGGAGGCGCATCATAAAGCGTGA
- the ggt gene encoding gamma-glutamyltransferase: MNFGKTSRPVVMGRNGMVSSGHYLASLAGMRMLHDGGNAVDAALAASLALSVVTPETSGPGGDIFVLVYMKKTGKVEALNASGPAPKQATIEYFRAHGHAKIPSEGPLSIAVPGAVDGWMELHNRYGTLELRRIAADAIHYARDGFPISDHLSKRIGEFSKSFPLVDLNYRKVMDSVTPGRILVQKGLAQTLEQIAQKGRDAFYSGELARRMCSALKAEGAIIGTEDLQGKFAEWLEPLKTSYRDFTVYEQPPVSQGFMVLEMLNIIESYPLARMEPADAIHAMIEAKKIAFADRLAHLDDPRFGDPQIARLISKEHAEKRRGAISDDAKPTVRAASAGGDTTYLCAADSDGNVVSLIQSVFAPFGSRVIAGDTGVAMNNRLCSFVLDEKKANALKPGKRPAHTLNSYMAFRGGDFRAVGGTPGNDDQPQSNLQILHKLLDHDSDPQSAVEAPRWSHMPGTPPRDKLPEELRMEEGVLAEVIEGLRRKGHKVKVVDRWSFGAAQVITRDPVGGAWMGAADPRREGYAIGW; the protein is encoded by the coding sequence ATGAACTTCGGCAAAACAAGCAGGCCGGTCGTGATGGGCCGGAACGGCATGGTGTCCTCCGGCCATTATCTCGCGTCGCTCGCGGGCATGAGGATGCTGCACGACGGCGGCAACGCGGTCGACGCGGCGCTCGCCGCTTCGCTTGCTTTGAGCGTGGTCACGCCGGAGACTTCGGGTCCCGGCGGAGATATCTTTGTGTTGGTTTATATGAAGAAGACCGGCAAGGTCGAAGCTTTGAACGCGAGCGGGCCGGCGCCGAAGCAAGCGACGATAGAGTATTTCCGCGCGCATGGCCATGCGAAAATACCCAGCGAAGGGCCGCTCAGCATCGCCGTGCCCGGCGCGGTGGACGGCTGGATGGAGCTGCACAACAGGTACGGCACACTGGAGCTGCGACGCATCGCGGCCGACGCGATTCACTACGCGCGCGACGGCTTTCCGATCTCGGACCATTTGAGCAAACGCATCGGCGAGTTCAGCAAATCTTTTCCGCTGGTCGATTTGAATTATCGAAAGGTCATGGATTCGGTGACGCCGGGAAGGATCCTGGTTCAAAAGGGTCTGGCGCAGACCTTGGAGCAAATCGCGCAAAAAGGCAGGGACGCCTTTTATAGCGGAGAGCTGGCCCGGCGAATGTGCAGCGCGCTCAAAGCCGAAGGCGCGATCATCGGTACGGAGGATCTTCAGGGAAAATTCGCCGAGTGGCTGGAGCCGCTCAAGACTTCGTATCGCGACTTCACGGTTTACGAGCAGCCGCCGGTCTCACAGGGCTTCATGGTCCTGGAGATGCTCAACATCATCGAAAGCTATCCGTTGGCGCGGATGGAGCCGGCGGACGCGATCCACGCGATGATCGAGGCCAAGAAGATCGCCTTCGCGGACCGCCTCGCGCACCTCGACGATCCGCGCTTCGGCGATCCGCAGATTGCGCGCTTGATCTCCAAAGAGCACGCCGAAAAAAGACGCGGCGCAATCTCCGACGACGCGAAGCCCACGGTTCGCGCGGCTTCGGCCGGCGGCGACACGACCTATCTTTGCGCCGCCGACAGCGACGGCAACGTCGTCTCGCTGATCCAGAGCGTCTTCGCCCCGTTCGGCTCGCGCGTCATTGCGGGCGACACCGGCGTTGCGATGAACAACCGTCTCTGCAGTTTTGTACTGGACGAAAAGAAAGCCAACGCGCTCAAGCCGGGAAAGAGACCGGCGCACACGCTGAATTCTTACATGGCCTTTCGCGGCGGGGATTTCCGCGCTGTCGGCGGCACGCCGGGCAACGACGATCAACCGCAGAGCAACCTTCAGATACTTCACAAGCTCCTCGACCACGACAGCGACCCGCAGTCCGCCGTCGAGGCGCCGCGCTGGAGCCACATGCCCGGCACGCCGCCGCGCGACAAGCTGCCGGAGGAGCTTCGCATGGAAGAAGGTGTTCTCGCCGAAGTTATCGAGGGACTAAGGCGGAAAGGCCATAAGGTAAAGGTCGTCGACCGTTGGTCGTTCGGCGCGGCGCAAGTGATCACGCGCGATCCGGTCGGCGGCGCTTGGATGGGCGCTGCCGATCCGCGAAGAGAAGGCTACGCGATCGGATGGTAA
- a CDS encoding cytoplasmic protein produces the protein MEKQFDQLRASLLHCNRCGRAMPVRERLLLVLPDGDLYEYLCQKCGSSLGSKTERSTPESALLGPGSRS, from the coding sequence ATGGAAAAGCAATTCGACCAGCTCAGGGCCTCGCTCCTTCACTGTAACCGCTGCGGCCGGGCGATGCCGGTGCGCGAACGGCTGCTCCTTGTCCTGCCCGACGGCGACCTCTACGAATATCTCTGCCAAAAATGCGGCAGCTCGCTCGGTTCCAAGACCGAGCGCTCGACGCCCGAATCGGCTTTGTTGGGACCGGGGAGCCGAAGTTAG
- a CDS encoding ABC transporter substrate-binding protein → MKGIGLFTPTRPLRVLACALTFLLATAAARAAEPVTIRSSYAAVSGAFAPIWIAQDKGLFGKYGVNVDLKYILPATATQSLIAGSLDICNPGGELIEAGLAGHDVVFMLGVLNRAVFSLYSKPELKSFADLKGKVIGVTQPGSTTDFVARILARQGGMTVGKDIRVLHLDGIPAIMTALTQGNIDAGVISAPTTLRARKAGLKELVNITEKNIPMIHVAFASSRQYLKENPDRVRRYLQGYLEGLKIARTDAEQAKQAIGKYTKLTDADALDETYRTFLPAWEKVPYVSLAGVQTMLDFAANPAAKTAKPEQFIDNSLIAELGKSGFIDKIYQ, encoded by the coding sequence ATGAAAGGGATAGGATTGTTTACGCCGACGAGACCTCTCCGCGTTCTCGCGTGCGCGCTGACTTTTCTTCTAGCGACGGCGGCCGCGCGCGCCGCTGAGCCCGTGACGATCCGATCGAGCTACGCCGCGGTGAGCGGGGCGTTTGCGCCGATCTGGATTGCGCAAGACAAAGGACTCTTCGGCAAATACGGCGTCAACGTCGATCTCAAATACATCCTGCCCGCCACCGCGACCCAATCGCTCATCGCCGGAAGCCTGGACATTTGCAACCCGGGCGGCGAGCTGATCGAGGCGGGACTCGCCGGTCATGACGTCGTCTTTATGCTGGGAGTGCTCAATCGCGCCGTGTTTTCGCTTTACAGCAAGCCGGAGTTGAAAAGCTTCGCCGATTTGAAAGGCAAGGTCATCGGCGTGACTCAACCGGGCTCGACCACGGACTTCGTCGCGCGCATCCTGGCGCGACAGGGCGGCATGACCGTGGGAAAGGATATTCGAGTCTTGCACCTCGACGGCATTCCGGCGATTATGACTGCGCTGACGCAAGGAAACATCGACGCCGGAGTCATTTCCGCGCCGACGACGTTGAGGGCGCGGAAAGCGGGCCTGAAGGAGTTGGTGAACATAACCGAGAAAAATATTCCGATGATTCACGTGGCATTTGCGAGCAGCCGGCAATACCTGAAGGAAAATCCCGATCGCGTCCGGCGCTATCTGCAAGGATATTTAGAGGGGCTCAAGATCGCGCGTACGGATGCCGAGCAGGCCAAGCAGGCGATCGGCAAGTACACCAAGTTGACCGACGCGGATGCTCTTGATGAGACTTACAGAACATTTCTGCCGGCATGGGAAAAAGTGCCTTATGTGTCCCTCGCGGGCGTGCAGACTATGCTCGATTTTGCCGCCAATCCGGCGGCCAAGACGGCGAAGCCGGAACAATTCATCGACAATTCGCTGATCGCCGAGCTGGGGAAGTCGGGCTTTATCGACAAGATCTATCAATAA